The Acidianus manzaensis genome has a window encoding:
- a CDS encoding sulfurtransferase TusA family protein, with translation MAELKISKTLDLKGMYCPGPVMETAKGIKQIGVGEILEVLATDPAAKPDIEAWARRTGQQILDIQQQGGVTRILIKRVK, from the coding sequence ATGGCAGAACTTAAAATCTCTAAAACTTTGGATCTAAAGGGAATGTACTGTCCAGGTCCTGTAATGGAGACAGCAAAGGGTATAAAGCAAATAGGTGTAGGAGAAATCCTAGAAGTATTAGCTACAGATCCAGCAGCAAAACCAGATATTGAAGCATGGGCTAGAAGAACTGGACAACAAATATTAGATATTCAACAACAAGGCGGAGTTACTAGAATATTAATAAAAAGAGTCAAATAA
- a CDS encoding TldD/PmbA family protein, protein MNEELLSLLEKMKGFDEVALFKVKAEATTIKFVFGKVSTAQNLDDEVTYALVKKDKKYLVSTLVGKNETEINQEILKSIDEPQLAPVISDNDREYKFEKIDQQLEKLRIDPNSAISTILDTSEYPISGILNIRKNTISLVTSKGFNGIDIRNSIDGYFRAFNGEYSGQWSFADSKYNENELKDTIKTANEYASITNKIDIDEGKYDLVLSPLVFGNLMNYLASMSSGLRILMGNSIFAKFKIGDKVASEKFTFSDVPNEDRPSSVSFDQEATFTRNKSIVENGIYKTPLLNNELALLFNSKSTGNAGWIYPQSWTLEVNEGKTSKDSLTAGNVILFNNNWYTRFQNYVEGNFSTVGRDAIVVYKNGQPMGIAGRLRIADSMINIIKNIEELSRQRYLVKWWDSPIPVLSPYVLVKDIKVSRA, encoded by the coding sequence ATGAACGAAGAACTACTTTCCCTCTTAGAAAAAATGAAAGGCTTCGATGAAGTAGCATTATTTAAAGTAAAGGCTGAAGCAACAACAATAAAATTTGTCTTTGGGAAAGTTTCAACTGCCCAAAATTTAGATGATGAGGTGACTTACGCTCTAGTAAAGAAGGATAAAAAATATTTAGTATCGACTTTAGTAGGAAAGAATGAAACAGAAATAAATCAAGAAATATTAAAATCAATAGACGAGCCACAATTAGCTCCAGTAATAAGCGATAATGATAGAGAATATAAATTCGAAAAAATAGATCAGCAATTAGAAAAATTGAGGATTGATCCAAATTCAGCAATTTCTACTATACTTGACACGTCTGAATACCCTATATCTGGTATACTTAACATTAGGAAAAATACAATTAGTTTAGTCACATCAAAAGGATTTAATGGAATTGATATTAGAAATTCAATAGACGGTTACTTTAGAGCATTTAATGGTGAATATTCAGGACAATGGAGTTTTGCAGACAGTAAGTACAATGAAAACGAGCTTAAAGATACTATAAAAACTGCAAATGAATATGCATCAATTACAAATAAAATAGATATAGATGAAGGAAAATATGATTTAGTTCTCTCTCCATTAGTATTCGGAAATCTAATGAACTATTTAGCCTCAATGAGTTCTGGACTAAGGATATTAATGGGTAACTCAATTTTTGCTAAATTTAAAATAGGAGATAAAGTAGCAAGCGAAAAATTCACATTCTCTGATGTACCTAATGAAGATAGGCCATCATCAGTATCTTTTGATCAAGAAGCTACATTTACTAGAAATAAAAGTATAGTAGAAAATGGAATATATAAAACGCCACTTTTAAATAACGAATTAGCATTGTTATTCAATTCAAAATCTACTGGAAATGCAGGATGGATTTATCCTCAATCATGGACTTTAGAAGTAAATGAAGGAAAAACTAGTAAAGACTCATTAACTGCAGGAAATGTTATTCTCTTCAATAATAATTGGTATACAAGATTCCAGAACTATGTTGAAGGGAATTTCTCTACCGTTGGAAGAGATGCTATAGTAGTTTACAAAAACGGACAACCTATGGGAATAGCAGGAAGGCTAAGAATTGCAGATTCTATGATAAATATTATCAAAAATATAGAAGAATTGTCTAGACAGAGATACTTGGTAAAATGGTGGGACTCTCCAATTCCAGTACTATCACCTTATGTTCTAGTCAAAGATATTAAAGTCTCTAGGGCGTGA
- a CDS encoding DUF1641 domain-containing protein, which produces MSQKEDALDELIKPENLEKLSKLADALPTVEKLMSKLQEMDSKGELDYILNLTDQVISILDLVQKTDLMNSMIAFGMDQLPKIQALWPMIEKLTSDRAVNLLEKLDLDSTLQALEALSPIMDKLTSERAIKLLQQLDIEGLLNVMEYSMPILNKLTNEKTVKLLSQIDIDPLLTAMEKIADLQKTGVLDRMIKLIDTIGDPQTINTLTSVMEKFTKALKIWSQDLPNVKPVTTTGLLRIASDKDNAYALGIMLSLLKATGQAFKE; this is translated from the coding sequence ATGTCTCAAAAAGAAGATGCGTTAGACGAACTAATTAAACCAGAAAACTTAGAAAAGTTGAGTAAGTTAGCTGATGCATTACCTACAGTAGAGAAGTTAATGTCTAAGTTGCAGGAAATGGATTCTAAAGGAGAATTGGACTATATTTTAAATTTAACAGATCAAGTTATCTCTATCCTAGATTTAGTTCAAAAGACGGATCTAATGAATTCGATGATAGCATTTGGAATGGATCAGCTTCCGAAAATTCAAGCATTATGGCCTATGATAGAAAAACTAACTAGCGATAGAGCTGTAAATTTATTAGAAAAGTTGGACTTAGACTCTACACTTCAAGCCCTAGAAGCATTAAGTCCTATAATGGATAAATTAACTAGTGAAAGAGCAATAAAATTACTTCAACAACTAGATATCGAAGGATTATTAAATGTAATGGAGTATTCTATGCCTATACTAAATAAGTTAACTAATGAAAAAACTGTTAAACTCTTATCTCAGATCGATATCGATCCACTACTTACAGCTATGGAAAAAATTGCTGATTTGCAAAAAACTGGAGTACTTGATAGAATGATAAAACTAATTGATACTATAGGCGATCCTCAAACTATAAATACATTAACATCAGTAATGGAAAAGTTTACCAAAGCATTAAAAATATGGTCTCAAGATTTACCTAACGTTAAACCAGTTACCACTACTGGATTGTTGAGAATAGCATCAGACAAGGATAATGCTTACGCGTTAGGAATTATGTTATCTTTGCTCAAAGCTACTGGGCAGGCTTTCAAGGAGTGA
- a CDS encoding histone deacetylase family protein has product MIGVIWDDRFLEITFSHPMIRDISKQRLRKFWELIKEEPEVLFIKPEIADENELKLIHTEEYIQKLKEASEDQYIGFLDSGDTVHYPGMFNDLLLIVGSSNTAIKYSRFLDKIYIPIGGFHHAFPNSAMGFCPINDIAITVRKLQNGNEKRRIAIVDVDAHHGNGLQYILYSDPILKINIFAYDGKFFPGTGKIEERGSGKGYGYNFNVPLPLGTADDGFEEALKILDILYTYKPEYLLVLAGVDGHKEDSLKSLDLSLNSFNLLGYKISRISSDLKAKVISYGGGGYGEYSSLCMLEFIRGLKGIREEKDEKTENTDKEKNYQIQKIVNSLLESLPSSFEQR; this is encoded by the coding sequence ATGATTGGAGTAATTTGGGATGATAGATTTTTAGAAATTACATTTTCTCACCCTATGATAAGAGATATTTCTAAACAACGTTTAAGGAAGTTTTGGGAATTAATAAAAGAAGAACCAGAAGTACTCTTCATAAAACCTGAGATAGCAGATGAAAATGAATTAAAACTAATACATACAGAAGAATATATACAGAAATTAAAAGAAGCTAGTGAAGATCAGTACATAGGATTCCTAGACTCTGGAGATACAGTACATTATCCTGGAATGTTTAATGATCTTTTACTTATTGTAGGAAGTAGCAATACTGCAATAAAATATTCAAGATTTTTAGATAAAATTTATATCCCAATAGGAGGATTTCATCACGCTTTTCCTAATTCAGCAATGGGATTCTGTCCAATAAATGATATAGCAATTACTGTTAGAAAGTTACAAAACGGAAATGAAAAAAGAAGAATAGCTATTGTAGATGTAGATGCACATCATGGAAACGGTCTACAGTACATATTATATTCCGATCCTATTCTTAAAATAAATATATTTGCTTATGATGGAAAATTTTTCCCGGGCACAGGAAAAATCGAAGAAAGAGGATCTGGAAAAGGATACGGTTATAATTTCAACGTTCCTTTACCTCTAGGTACTGCAGATGATGGGTTTGAAGAAGCCCTTAAAATCTTAGATATTTTATACACCTATAAGCCAGAATATTTACTAGTGTTGGCAGGAGTAGATGGGCATAAGGAAGATTCTTTAAAATCTCTTGATTTATCTTTAAATTCTTTTAATTTACTTGGTTATAAAATAAGCAGGATATCTTCAGATCTAAAGGCTAAAGTAATTTCATACGGGGGAGGAGGATATGGTGAATATTCTTCTCTTTGTATGTTAGAATTTATAAGAGGATTAAAAGGAATTAGAGAAGAAAAAGACGAAAAAACAGAAAACACAGATAAAGAAAAAAATTATCAAATCCAAAAAATAGTCAATTCACTCCTTGAAAGCCTGCCCAGTAGCTTTGAGCAAAGATAA
- a CDS encoding YHS domain-containing protein, which produces MKVVCPVCNRLFEAECTPYKLVYNDIMYYFDTEICQIAFSKEPERFIFKCGK; this is translated from the coding sequence ATGAAAGTTGTTTGTCCAGTTTGCAATAGGCTATTCGAAGCAGAATGCACACCTTATAAGTTGGTTTATAATGATATCATGTATTATTTTGATACTGAAATTTGTCAAATTGCCTTTTCGAAAGAGCCAGAAAGATTTATCTTCAAGTGTGGAAAGTAA
- the lrs14 gene encoding HTH-type transcriptional regulator Lrs14, whose amino-acid sequence MEVKKLKIKLPSGKEISFCNVLEFCYGINDTEYSILQMLIQLKESNEDEISSKLKLSRSTVNRSLNKLVEVGFVKRIKDNKSIGRPKYIYVVQELNSINEKILKDLSECARIFGEILPKNFTFHT is encoded by the coding sequence ATGGAAGTTAAAAAACTTAAAATAAAACTTCCTTCAGGTAAGGAAATTTCATTTTGTAATGTTCTTGAATTTTGTTACGGAATAAACGATACAGAATATAGTATACTTCAAATGCTTATCCAATTGAAAGAAAGTAATGAGGACGAAATATCATCAAAACTAAAGTTAAGCAGATCTACTGTGAATAGAAGTTTAAATAAATTAGTTGAAGTAGGTTTCGTTAAAAGGATAAAAGATAACAAATCTATAGGTAGGCCAAAATACATTTATGTTGTACAAGAGTTAAATAGCATAAATGAAAAAATTTTGAAAGATTTGAGTGAATGCGCTAGGATATTCGGAGAAATTCTCCCAAAAAATTTTACTTTCCACACTTGA
- a CDS encoding CoB--CoM heterodisulfide reductase iron-sulfur subunit B family protein produces the protein MSEQVDKKIEEGIKEAFPMADTTDWNEVYQRIIYRYSTPHGLQHVKEELYKLEDEGEIIVHHIKPYNDPVKMQSLNGEPKIIPTNKLWHHKSCGQCGHIPGYPTSVFWMMNKMEIDYLDEPHQTSCTGWNYHASGAENPVALAGVYVRNMWRAYETGYFPLIHCGTSFGHYKEVRNMIVLHKEIRDKLRPIMRKLDMDIVVPEEVVHYSEWLFTMSKKAAKQKKYDLSNVKAAVHTPCHVYKLVPEDTIYDPEVFQGRRPAAPSGTVQNFGAKLVDYSTWWDCCGFGFRHILTEREFSRSFALFKKVIPAVEEGHADVFVTSDTGCVTTLDKSQWAGKAQGFNYNLPVLADAQFAAIMMGADPYTIAQIHWHATDVEGFLRKVGVPVDDYKEKFIQYLADLREGKAQPQYLYTPHRKIDFYISVPERVKWYKKEVPK, from the coding sequence ATGAGTGAACAAGTAGATAAAAAAATTGAGGAAGGGATAAAAGAAGCATTCCCGATGGCAGATACTACTGATTGGAACGAAGTTTATCAAAGAATAATATACAGATACAGTACACCACACGGTTTACAACATGTAAAAGAAGAATTATACAAATTAGAAGACGAAGGAGAAATAATAGTACATCATATAAAACCATACAATGACCCCGTTAAGATGCAATCCTTAAATGGAGAACCTAAAATTATTCCAACTAACAAATTATGGCACCATAAAAGCTGTGGACAATGTGGTCACATTCCAGGATATCCTACTTCAGTATTCTGGATGATGAATAAAATGGAGATAGATTATTTAGACGAACCACATCAAACCTCTTGCACAGGATGGAATTATCACGCATCTGGAGCTGAGAATCCAGTAGCATTAGCAGGAGTATATGTAAGAAATATGTGGAGAGCATATGAAACTGGATACTTCCCATTAATTCACTGTGGTACATCGTTCGGGCATTATAAAGAAGTAAGAAATATGATTGTATTACATAAAGAGATAAGAGATAAATTAAGACCAATAATGAGAAAATTAGACATGGATATTGTAGTACCAGAAGAAGTAGTACATTACTCAGAATGGTTATTCACAATGAGTAAGAAAGCAGCAAAACAGAAAAAATATGATTTAAGCAACGTAAAAGCTGCAGTACACACTCCATGCCACGTATATAAGTTAGTTCCAGAAGATACAATTTATGATCCTGAGGTATTCCAAGGAAGAAGACCAGCAGCACCAAGCGGAACAGTACAGAATTTTGGTGCTAAATTAGTTGATTACTCAACATGGTGGGATTGCTGTGGATTCGGATTTAGACACATTCTAACAGAAAGAGAATTTTCCAGAAGCTTTGCATTATTCAAGAAAGTTATTCCAGCAGTAGAAGAAGGACATGCTGACGTATTTGTAACATCTGATACTGGATGTGTAACTACATTAGATAAGAGCCAGTGGGCAGGAAAAGCACAAGGATTCAATTATAACTTACCGGTATTAGCAGATGCACAATTCGCAGCAATAATGATGGGTGCAGATCCTTATACAATAGCTCAAATACACTGGCATGCAACTGATGTAGAAGGATTCTTAAGGAAAGTAGGAGTACCAGTAGATGACTATAAGGAGAAATTCATACAATACTTAGCTGACTTAAGAGAAGGAAAAGCTCAACCACAGTACTTATATACTCCACACAGAAAAATAGACTTCTACATATCAGTACCAGAAAGAGTAAAGTGGTATAAGAAGGAAGTACCAAAATAA
- a CDS encoding dihydrolipoyl dehydrogenase family protein yields MKYDVAVIGGGSAGYVAGSVLARNGKKVAVIERKAFGGVCVNSGCVPSIFLSDISFLFSRLQEIGDYTGLEINVSKADFFSKRKNMIQTLSEAGKKLIEDAGGDAILGEAKILSCNELEINEEGKRSVIEYEKLIIASGSFSSPPNIPGIENAISEDEAVNLSKIPDSMVIIGGGYAGTEIAQIFSRLGSNVSLITRSKIMKDIISDEARKILMDSLDWDNVNVIENVEVECIKDGKVITNKGIFDGETVVYATGRKPNIPEGIEKIDVKFNQNGIVVNDGMKTSNDRIYAIGDVIDKEKKVAHAAMFEGIVSALNILGKNEKVSYDCVPQVLYTDPEIGIVGRKDRAVEFSSFPFSAVTRATIKGLREGYVKIGINEEEKIVYGEIVSPLAEELINILAIAIKNKMSAKDLAYLPAVHPSLSEAIVNSARSFYNLDVDRFRGMKDES; encoded by the coding sequence ATGAAATACGACGTTGCTGTAATAGGCGGTGGATCAGCAGGATATGTTGCTGGCAGTGTATTAGCCAGAAACGGTAAAAAAGTTGCAGTAATAGAAAGAAAAGCTTTTGGAGGAGTTTGTGTAAATTCAGGTTGTGTCCCAAGTATTTTTTTATCAGATATTTCTTTTCTTTTTTCTAGGCTCCAAGAAATTGGAGATTATACTGGTTTAGAAATAAATGTTTCTAAAGCTGATTTCTTCTCTAAAAGAAAGAATATGATACAAACATTATCTGAAGCTGGAAAAAAATTAATAGAAGACGCTGGAGGAGATGCAATACTAGGAGAAGCTAAAATTTTGAGTTGTAATGAATTAGAAATTAACGAAGAAGGAAAAAGAAGTGTTATCGAATACGAAAAATTAATTATTGCATCGGGTTCTTTTTCTTCTCCTCCAAACATACCTGGAATTGAGAATGCTATAAGTGAAGATGAAGCAGTTAATCTAAGTAAAATTCCAGATAGTATGGTAATTATAGGTGGAGGTTACGCAGGAACTGAAATTGCTCAAATATTTTCTAGATTAGGTAGTAATGTTTCATTAATAACAAGAAGTAAGATTATGAAAGATATTATATCAGATGAAGCTAGAAAAATATTAATGGATTCTTTAGATTGGGATAACGTCAATGTTATTGAAAATGTTGAGGTTGAGTGCATAAAAGATGGAAAAGTGATAACTAATAAAGGGATATTTGATGGAGAGACAGTAGTTTACGCTACTGGTAGGAAGCCTAATATTCCAGAAGGGATAGAAAAGATTGACGTTAAGTTTAATCAAAATGGAATAGTTGTAAATGATGGAATGAAGACTTCTAATGATCGTATATATGCTATTGGAGATGTAATAGATAAGGAAAAGAAAGTTGCTCATGCTGCAATGTTTGAAGGCATTGTATCTGCTTTGAATATTTTAGGCAAAAATGAGAAAGTTTCCTATGATTGTGTGCCTCAAGTTCTTTATACTGATCCAGAAATTGGAATAGTCGGAAGGAAGGATAGGGCAGTAGAATTTTCTTCTTTTCCTTTTTCTGCAGTAACTAGAGCTACGATAAAAGGATTGAGAGAAGGATACGTAAAAATAGGAATTAACGAAGAAGAGAAAATAGTTTACGGCGAAATTGTTTCGCCCTTAGCTGAAGAGCTAATTAATATTTTAGCTATAGCTATAAAAAATAAGATGTCTGCTAAGGATTTAGCTTATTTGCCCGCTGTTCATCCTTCATTAAGTGAAGCTATTGTAAATTCGGCCAGAAGTTTCTATAACTTGGATGTTGATAGATTTAGGGGAATGAAAGATGAATCTTAA
- a CDS encoding DsrE family protein translates to MAQTTEEANQEEQKKKILIVVTHGPEDLDRTYAPLFMASISASMEYETSVFFMIKGPLLLSKKWQEDERKKGGNPFIHFFDMAKDNGVKMYVCVQSLKDMCHMNEDEVVDGIELVGGSTLIDLTLDADRTLFF, encoded by the coding sequence ATGGCTCAAACTACTGAAGAAGCAAACCAAGAAGAACAAAAAAAGAAAATATTAATAGTTGTAACGCATGGTCCAGAAGATTTAGATAGAACATATGCTCCGTTATTTATGGCTTCAATATCGGCATCAATGGAATACGAAACTTCAGTATTCTTCATGATAAAAGGACCTCTATTATTATCAAAGAAATGGCAAGAAGATGAGAGAAAGAAAGGCGGAAATCCATTTATACACTTCTTCGACATGGCTAAGGATAATGGAGTAAAAATGTACGTCTGCGTACAAAGCTTAAAAGATATGTGCCACATGAATGAAGATGAAGTTGTAGATGGAATAGAATTAGTAGGAGGATCAACACTAATAGACTTAACTTTAGATGCTGATAGAACATTATTCTTCTGA
- a CDS encoding TldD/PmbA family protein has translation MSKDLEDIIKKYSDFKYVEARYHKNESTSIMIMNGQLLGISKETYDGYGLRAYNNGILYFSSSSSPDNLELRSIDKLGWEEIGEEEINSGKYEIKEKKKFDLMPIDEKIKFLKDLYLNVKNLKIDSKLLNFNLIYSESIEEKKILFNDNSLVEAYVPRISLYYTFVLQHMDKTVTVWSDEFGASGGLELLDNWDPQKKIEEKIKEVDKVLTKGKPVKEGKTDVVLSSMLTGIMAHESIGHPFEADRVLGRESAQAGMSYLRDFNKKKIGSNAVTVIDDPTLPGSNGIFMIDDEGIKARPKYLIKNGEINELLQDRFSAPKYNTKSNGSARAMSYNREPIIRMSNTFFLPGNMSFEELISDIREGVFIKSYMEWNIDDMRLGERYVGLESYEIKNGELGDPLLFPVLEGKTTDFLPAVDAVDNNLRFYAGVCGKGDPDQGVPVWMGGPDMRLRNIRIKVM, from the coding sequence ATGAGTAAAGATTTAGAAGATATAATCAAAAAATACTCTGACTTCAAATATGTAGAGGCTAGATATCACAAAAACGAGTCAACTTCCATAATGATCATGAATGGTCAACTACTAGGAATTTCAAAAGAAACATATGACGGCTATGGTTTAAGAGCATACAACAATGGCATTCTATATTTCTCCTCCTCAAGTTCTCCAGATAACTTAGAACTAAGAAGTATTGATAAGTTAGGTTGGGAGGAAATAGGAGAAGAAGAAATTAACAGTGGAAAATATGAAATAAAAGAAAAGAAAAAATTTGATCTTATGCCCATAGACGAGAAAATTAAATTCCTTAAAGATCTTTACTTAAACGTCAAAAATCTCAAGATAGATTCTAAATTATTAAATTTTAATCTAATTTATTCAGAGTCTATAGAAGAAAAGAAGATATTATTTAACGATAATTCCTTAGTTGAAGCTTATGTTCCAAGAATATCCCTTTACTACACATTTGTTTTACAACATATGGATAAAACTGTAACCGTATGGTCAGACGAATTCGGAGCATCCGGAGGATTAGAATTACTTGACAATTGGGATCCACAGAAAAAAATAGAAGAAAAAATTAAGGAAGTAGACAAAGTACTTACAAAAGGAAAACCAGTAAAAGAAGGTAAAACTGATGTAGTTTTAAGTTCTATGCTTACTGGAATTATGGCTCACGAATCAATAGGACATCCATTCGAGGCAGATAGAGTTTTAGGAAGAGAATCTGCTCAAGCTGGAATGAGCTACTTAAGAGACTTTAACAAGAAGAAAATAGGAAGTAATGCTGTTACAGTAATAGATGATCCTACATTACCTGGAAGTAATGGAATATTCATGATCGACGATGAAGGGATAAAAGCTAGACCAAAATATTTAATAAAAAATGGAGAAATAAACGAACTTCTACAAGATAGATTTTCAGCACCAAAATATAATACTAAAAGCAATGGATCAGCCAGAGCAATGAGCTACAATAGAGAACCAATTATTAGAATGTCTAACACTTTCTTTCTACCAGGAAACATGAGTTTTGAAGAATTGATAAGTGATATAAGAGAAGGAGTTTTCATAAAGTCATACATGGAATGGAATATAGATGACATGAGACTTGGAGAGAGATATGTAGGTTTAGAATCTTATGAAATAAAGAATGGAGAACTAGGAGATCCACTTTTATTTCCTGTTTTAGAAGGAAAAACTACTGATTTTCTACCAGCAGTGGATGCAGTTGATAATAACTTAAGATTTTATGCAGGAGTATGCGGAAAAGGAGATCCAGATCAAGGAGTTCCAGTATGGATGGGAGGCCCAGATATGAGATTAAGAAACATAAGAATAAAGGTGATGTAA
- a CDS encoding DsrE/DsrF/DrsH-like family protein: MSSNKKLSIIVFSGTIDKLMPVGILASGAAAAGYEVNLFFTFWGLNSITKQAMQQMQPIDKNYEQFGPVMMKRMQEMKYPSWSELVREAKEVGEVKIFACSTTMEFFGIKREDLADFVDDVVGVATFLDRAEGGTTLFI; the protein is encoded by the coding sequence GTGTCAAGTAACAAAAAATTGTCAATAATCGTATTTTCTGGAACAATAGATAAATTAATGCCAGTAGGAATTTTAGCAAGTGGTGCAGCAGCTGCAGGATATGAAGTTAACTTATTCTTCACATTCTGGGGATTAAACTCAATAACAAAACAAGCAATGCAACAAATGCAACCAATAGACAAGAATTATGAACAATTTGGACCAGTTATGATGAAAAGAATGCAAGAAATGAAATACCCAAGCTGGTCAGAGTTAGTTAGAGAAGCTAAAGAAGTAGGAGAAGTAAAAATATTCGCATGCTCTACAACTATGGAATTCTTCGGAATAAAGAGAGAAGATCTAGCAGATTTCGTTGATGACGTTGTAGGAGTTGCAACATTTTTAGACAGAGCAGAAGGTGGTACAACCTTATTTATCTGA
- a CDS encoding YHS domain-containing protein — protein MMIDPVCGMEVDETSKYKTMYKGKIYYFCSNGCKKEFEKDPEKYLKEGPKGMPEM, from the coding sequence ATTATGATTGATCCAGTCTGTGGAATGGAAGTAGATGAAACGTCAAAGTATAAAACAATGTATAAGGGTAAAATATATTATTTTTGTAGTAATGGATGTAAAAAGGAATTTGAAAAAGATCCAGAAAAATATCTAAAAGAAGGACCAAAAGGTATGCCAGAAATGTAA
- a CDS encoding 4Fe-4S dicluster domain-containing protein has product MAQAKVLKLPDDPRFLDMAYDEQGALPEEERNLDSLKPEEKELAEKFWQSVKSDFRFNEYLRGCLNCGVCTSGCPAAKFYDFGPREMIQYMMRDEADKIWEFTNKKVWACVQCYTCSMRCPFNNEIAGLIMVLREYAVQFALPSAKEILAPYRRVLYTVLTLGNQVTPDMIQPDAFPDWGPQAVEESKNMDVYRKAIPVDLMQRTDVGWQPSLQTSVEMMTIMIESGVMDALQRVDPDLYEMIMDIYQDRKAQLDEIKEKWKKGELNEDELPDSWLDL; this is encoded by the coding sequence ATGGCACAAGCTAAAGTTCTAAAGTTACCAGACGATCCTAGATTTCTAGATATGGCATATGACGAACAAGGTGCATTGCCAGAAGAAGAAAGGAACCTTGATAGTTTAAAACCAGAAGAAAAGGAATTAGCTGAGAAATTCTGGCAGTCTGTTAAGTCTGATTTTAGATTCAATGAGTATTTAAGGGGATGTTTAAACTGTGGCGTATGCACATCAGGATGCCCAGCCGCAAAGTTCTATGATTTTGGACCTAGAGAAATGATACAGTATATGATGAGAGACGAAGCAGATAAAATATGGGAATTTACGAATAAGAAAGTATGGGCTTGTGTTCAATGTTATACATGCTCAATGAGATGCCCATTCAATAATGAAATAGCAGGACTTATAATGGTATTGAGAGAATACGCAGTTCAATTTGCTTTACCTTCTGCTAAAGAAATCTTAGCTCCATACAGAAGAGTCTTATACACAGTATTAACATTAGGAAACCAAGTAACTCCAGATATGATCCAGCCTGATGCATTCCCAGATTGGGGACCACAAGCAGTAGAAGAATCAAAGAATATGGACGTATACAGAAAAGCTATTCCAGTTGATCTAATGCAAAGAACAGATGTAGGTTGGCAACCATCATTGCAAACTTCCGTAGAAATGATGACTATAATGATCGAATCTGGTGTTATGGACGCCTTACAACGTGTTGACCCAGATTTATACGAAATGATAATGGATATATATCAAGATAGGAAAGCACAATTAGATGAAATAAAAGAAAAATGGAAGAAAGGAGAATTAAACGAAGACGAATTACCTGATAGTTGGTTAGATTTATAA
- a CDS encoding TRASH domain-containing protein, which produces MNKETNEIRLSEIEYKILQILKTDARTPASQIAKQLGISRVTVSRAIESLKNKGIKFSVNFVEKDLVGIITSDSCLSEECFKTITGDYVSLVRADSVEELEKSLENHNIKNIIIAHHLGKRIVKSALYCDYCGGKIESEPIIYKRGKKIYYTCCKACLDGLKRKIDFNIKNK; this is translated from the coding sequence GTGAATAAAGAAACAAACGAAATAAGACTTTCAGAAATCGAATACAAAATACTCCAAATACTAAAAACAGACGCTAGAACTCCTGCATCACAAATAGCTAAACAATTGGGAATAAGCAGAGTTACAGTTAGTAGAGCAATAGAATCATTAAAAAATAAGGGAATTAAATTTTCTGTAAATTTTGTTGAAAAAGATTTAGTTGGAATAATTACTTCTGACTCTTGCTTGTCAGAAGAATGCTTTAAAACAATAACCGGAGATTACGTTTCATTAGTTAGAGCAGATTCAGTTGAGGAATTAGAGAAGAGTCTAGAGAACCATAACATAAAAAATATAATCATAGCTCATCATTTAGGTAAAAGAATAGTAAAATCTGCTTTATACTGCGATTATTGCGGAGGTAAAATAGAGAGCGAACCAATAATATATAAAAGGGGAAAGAAAATCTATTATACTTGCTGCAAAGCTTGTTTAGATGGATTAAAAAGAAAAATAGATTTTAATATAAAAAATAAATAA